The Malus domestica chromosome 08, GDT2T_hap1 genomic interval aataattttaGCTGCATTTCTTTGTATCAAAAGTGAATAGGATAAATtttttccatgttttttttttttttttgttgcataGGATTGATGAAACATATTCATTTCTTAGAGCAATTTTGGGGTCAAAAGGAACAAGACAAATCATGTAAAACCAAAGGAGCTAAAGTGTTTTCTTAAAGTTATGGGCAATAACTTAACGAATTATCACACTGAGGAAAGGAAACTTATATACTAGTATTTGCCATAGCTGAGGAACACCCATTATCCATATTCGTATTAACTTTTATTGCAATTCAGCCtggaagaaaaagaagcaaaatTTGAGTGGTGAAATTGTCAAGACGACGTTggcaaaaggaaaagacagTCTTTAACTAATGGATAACTTAAtctattttttccttttttcttatgAAGTTGAAAGTTAGGGGGTGCAGCAACAACATATACAACTATAATATAATGAACTTTGGATTTCATGTTGTGATTGCAGTATTAAATACGAAAACAAATAGAGTAGCCTGAATTTTGGGATCAATCACTCACATAAATTTGAAAACCCAATTCAAAAGTGTTTTtgactttcttcatctttttttttttctttgaaggtgttttgattttttaaagtttaatgtAAGCCTAAAAGCGATACCACATTTCAAGTAAAGAGTCCACAAAATTTAGTAATTTTCCATTTTAATTTATTGATTAGCGAGTTCAAATCTTCTTCACCAAAGTTTTATGTGGCTTCTCTGTGACATATCTCATTTGTTGAAACATGGTCATTCATTTAACCTCACTTAACagtattaattctttaatttatcTTCtcagttaaaaaaattaaaaactaaaaaaaaattaaatcaaaaggACACGTGTCACTCAAGTAGATAGGTCATAGATGGTTTTTGGTAAGAAGATTTATTAAACTCTTGATCAGCACTCCATGAAAACAAATTAACTTGCAAAGTTTCCTATTACCTATTTTACCCTGAGCGTATCAATGGTGGTGATAATTTTGTataatttaatttcaaatttgttaatttatttctGTGCTGGAATTTTGAGGCTCCTCACGAAGGTGTTGGTGGTTTAGTTCAGGAATATGTATGAGGGTTGCTACACCCAGATTTGTTTAAGCCGTTTTTGTGTTCTGAGCTCTGTAAGAGCCTTCCTCGGTAAGCCTTCATTTGTACCAAAATTATCACAAATGTCCTGAGCTTTGGGCTTAACCAGCCAAATAAATATGAAAACCCAACTTTGTGGGTGGACTAAATTCTCAATATAACCCAAAAGAAAGCCCACTGTTGAGCATGGACCGCGGAGTCTTGTGATCGAATGTGCCCTTTTCCAAATAACTTTTGGTAAAAAGAACCACAAAAGCAATTAAAGTAGAAATTTGgagagagagaagtgttggaattttGATGAGTatttcaaaacacaaacaatgCTTGTTGAAATTCATAGTAACGATTCCTTTTTCTTcaaatctatttatttattgaatattTGAATTAAAATTCTAGTCAATAATGTTGGTGTTATTATTCATGGTTCATCAAAACAATCATTAGAACTGAAATGGTGGCACTCATGCGACCATTCCTCTCTTCATCTGATTAGTGATTATTAATGTGCCAATTTGTTCTTTAATTCTCCAACTTTTATATGCATAGTAAATGACCAACGTGTAAGAAAAATAGCATTCTATTCTATATGTATCTTTCTTTCCTATACCGAATATGGGATCcacccttcttttttttcagattGACCCAGTATTCTTTATACGATTGGAACTTCTTACTATATGCTCTTCCCTTTGCTTGTTTTGAAGTTCTCAAATCAAAGGAACAATCGAGCTGCTCACCCAGCTCAAGTATTGTGGTATCCTAGAGAGGGTGACATAACCTGCTATATTGAAATATATACTCTCAAGGACAATGAACTAATTACACGACTAAAACTACAATTTTGTTCTAATCAAGCATCGACAAAGAGCGGTTTCTACACTCTAAAAGATAAGTTACAttgttttgttgatttttttttacaaacgataGTCTTAATGGGTTAAATAGTTATTTATTAGGGGGAATTGGTGGCATTGGAAGAAGTAGTATTGAAAATTAAGTTTAGCAATGAAAATTATCATTATGTCATCGTATATGAATCCTTGCAGAAGTAGTATCCATCCCGCCAAATTTTCCAACAAGGAAGTGTGTGGATGGTTGGGTCTCCCACAAAAGTAGCAAGAAAATCTGGTATGGCTGTTGAGAACTTGAtgaccttctctctctctctctctctctctctctctctctctaaaagtaGCATCCTCTACAACAAATCAACTTCATCCAGATCATTTCTGGCGGCTCAGATTTCGCTCCTAAAAATTCTTCATGCGGCTCTCTCTACTCCTCACTCTTCATTCTACACAATCTGATCACCATAAGTCCGTCCTACTTAACTCATTACACATGGTTTTAGTTTTTCCTtaacaattgttttttttttctattcttttaCAATTTCCTATATACATATAAGAATTTAATATTTGTGTTCTGgattgagtgaaaaaaaaaatttgacttAAATTTGATCATGCATGCTTCTTAATTGGTATTGCATGCACTACTGTTAATTTTCTCCACTGTGAACAATTTATTGGGAATAACTTTGTTTTAAGAAGTTCTCCAATAATATTTTCAATCAAATTTGGGCTTGGGAGTAATGGATGACAGGACTTTGGGGTCTGGAAATGGAGGTGAGAGGCCGCAGTTTCCTCCTCTGGCTAATTTGGATGGGGTTCAAAGCCAGCTCGGAAATATAGGCAGCAAGCCCTTGAATGGTATGCATTTTGATGAGTTACTTAAAAATGTGATATCAGCTGATGAAGGGCAGctgctacaaaaccctaattcttccTCTTTTTCCACTTCGTTTTTTCTTGGGAATTTAAATGGAGCATTGAGTAAGAAGAGTGCTGATGAAGTATGGAAGGGGATTTCTCACCATGAGCTTGCCAATTCTGCAGCCAACGAATCGTTGCACCAACGTAATATTAGGGAGACAGCAGCTACACCTGAACATTTTTTAGTTCGCACCGGCGCCATTAACTTAGGAAACCAAAATGCAATGATGAATGCTCAGCCGGTTATGGGTATTGATCCAGCGGTTATGGTGTCGCAGCCGGCAGATTGGTTTCAGTTTCAAGTGTCTGCTGTTCAGCAGCGAATGACAATGCTGGATTCAAATTTCAAGGTTTGTGAATCAGTGTATGATAACTCAACTGTGAATAATCTTGATTACTCGGAGAACCAAGTGGGCATGTCAATTCCAATGCCTGCAATATCAGCATCGTCTTCAGAATCTCACGCAACCGCTGAGAAGAAGCGCCATTTTTCTGATGAAATCAAGGAGAAAACGATAGAAAGGAGGCAGAAGCGGATGATCAAGAACCGTGAGTCAGCTGCCAGGTCTAGGGCAAGAAAGCAGGTTATACTCAAGTTTAACTTCTTGAATCTTACACATGTTTTATGGTGTAGTTAAGAGTTCAAAAAATGTTCTTTTGTCATACTATCAATTTATATATATCAGATTGTGAATCTGACTCtttaattatgttaatttttACCTGAAATGTGTGACCTAGATTCATAGTTTGACAACTTAAACATTTGTTTATCAAGATAAGTCTAGCAAGAGAACATTATCAGTTATTGGTAAATTAGATATTTAATAAAAACTTGCCACTTATATATTCAGTATTCCTTTGTATAATGATCTAGGCTTATACCAGCCAGTTGGAGCATGAAGTATTCCGGTTGAGAAAAATGAATAGCTGGCTCAAAAAGCAAAAGGTACCACCACAGCctcaaatttcaaataaatgACCAAATTGTTACATACCCTAAACTACGCTAGTGCTAAATGAAACTAACCCTACtatacttatatatatagtAGCAAAGTGTTAATTATATCTAGCTCAAAGGAAGCAAGACAGATTGGATAAATTTATAATTACTGCTGCTTGGTGTTTTTGGTTGCAGGAGGTGGAAATTATCTTATcttcaaaccctaattctatGCCTAAATACCAACTCCGGCGAACCAGTTCGGCTCCCTTCTAGCATCTGTTTCTACATGTTCTTCCTTCACTATGATTTTACAGGCCTTCATCATGATTGAGCTTCAtctattgtttttgtttatggattgcagagattttagtttTACATTTGTAAGAATTGGTGTGTTTCATAAGAAGGaagtttcttttcttccttaTTTCTCATGTTAAAAGTAGGAGTAGATTTTACATAACTAAATGAAAGTTGTGCAGAAACAAGATGAAAGCAAGTACATGAGCTATTGGATTCCAATTTGGTCTTGGCTTAGCCCAACATGTGGAGAGCAACTCCACACAGCAACCGGTCATTAGCTAATCCATAACCATTGGGAGCCCTCTCTTCCTCCAATTATTAGCCCACTTGCTCCAAGACTTGTTTCAGTATGCATGGCTAACCATTGATTTGTACGTTCTTCCAATAAAATGTCATTTCTACCCTCAATCTGTCCATGTGGCATTCTATTCTTTGCTAACTTAAGCATCGAAAGCTCACCGGTGCTCTTCAATACTTATCATTTCTTCCTTGCAAATTGCCGAGGCATAATTACCAAACGACTGAAACACCATTATGGACAGAGCCAGATGTACATTGGGATCAAGGTAGTTACAGGACCACTTGGAATTCGTGAAATATATATGTGAAGGTCTTTTGAGGACCATCCGAATGTTTGGATAGGTCCTTCTGGTGCTCAACAAGTGTTTGATGTAATGTTTGCTAGGTATATCTCGACAGGTTGCGTAAAAAACACTTGACAAATCCTTTCGATATCACTTATCAAATTGCTTTGACATATGTCGATATCTGTTAACATGTGCACAACATGATTTGGTTGACGACAATAAAGCCACCAAGTATCTGAAGAAATGCCTCAATGAATagattggaatttttttttagcgTTTCGACTTTTGCTCTCTGTTTCTATCTAGAAAACTTGGACATTTAACATTGGAAACCTTAAGGTTCGAATCCTGAATCTACCATTGACCATGGAGGTTCACTTCATTATTCTAAGTTgatccacttttttttttcatcaacaaggtcctttacccttttttttttaactttttagccaaaatggtctttgagattggcataactctttattttggtttctgacaatgaaaattgagagaaatggtccctgagtttGTTAATTGTATATCATTTGGGTCATTATGTGAAAAATCTGTCAATATCCAGCCCAACAAATTGACCCAACTCTTCAACTTAGCCCAATTCACCACCCTAGTTCTCCCCCTAACTAAATTGCAATAGAAGGTTTTTTTCTTTACAACTGTTgagatttaattaattaaaatttagttAAATCTCAATCATTCACAGTTGTGAACAGTTGAGatttaagtaattaaaatttagttaaatctcaaccattcacacgtgaaaaaaaatgtgtgagagaGCAAAACTCATATCTCTATATATGGTGGAGGTTTTAAAGAAGAATCAAATAAAAGTGTGGAAGTCCTTTAGAACAAACATTACCAGTGGAATTTGGACACTTTCACAAAAAGAATCCTTTGTCTCTAAGATTTTGGGAGATTAGTGCGGACAAATGCTGAGATTATGATATTATTCTTTATCTATTATctctttctttttgctttttccAGTGCTCCAACAAAGTGGTTTGAGCCTTGAGTAATGAAGAAGCTACCAATTCACAGAAAATGATAATTAAGTTGATGATTAGCCTGTCCAACTAATTAAGATAATGACAGATCATATGTGCCAAATATTAGGACACCCGCCAGCAACAACACGTGATAGTGTGATTGTGTATTGAAATATTTTTCACAAAGGACTATTGTTTTATAGCACGCCCATTTAACTATGGTAAACAATAATGTAgcttgaaaaatgaaaactattTGTACCACGATTACTCATTAGTCtttaacaattaattggatttaCTTCGAAGGAACTTAATCATAAGAAACAATTTGTGTTAATCATACGTGGATATACGCATTGTAAACATATTTTTATCTCCCTGTCATCACATATATTGCTCGaagttattttattttcatctaCGGAGATTTTGGTCTAATAGAATAATTATGTTCCCATTTCAACGAAAAAGATTTCAAACTCAAATTTCATACACAAGAGTTGTTGAATgctataaaataaaacaaatacaaaaggataaattattatatatctttgcatgttaattttttgggaAAAGGATCCTCCTAATCCACAAAATCAGATTATCCGtgtcattaaaatttgattcaacgactaAAAACAGAAgttcactttaaaagttataataatttaaaccgttggattaaatttcaacgaCAAGaattcttgatttgatggattaTCAATTTTTTGGGTCGATATATCAGAAGTCTTTTTTTTATTGGTCGAGATATATCAGAAGTCTGACTAGTACTATTCGGGCAGCATAAGCATGGCACTGTGCCACTGCCCTGCTGCCCCAATTTAACCTACTTCATCATTTCCAACTTTACGCCAAtccctctctctatccctctagcacacaaagaaagagagaacCTTTTTCTCCAGGATCACAATCCAACGGTTGAAAATCAAAGCCATTCCAACGCAAAGCTTACGTAGTGACGATTTAGAACAAACAACACTCTCTCACCAAACCGCAACAGCTACGAACAAGCTTCACAATtctcagatctctctctctctctaagcagACAAAAGTATTCAGTACCAGCTACTTCCACGTCGCTCACAGCCCTCTTCAGGTAACCACTCTCTTCAACGCCGTCGTTTTCTTCCCTTCCTAGTTTTCCCGGAAACTCTCCGGCTGGCTGCTATAGTAGTTAcagttctttttattttatttttattttactatatatttaaaatttgtgaaaacaaaagttgtaattgtacTGGCTGATCCAACGGTGGGGCCAAAGATGGGGCAACAGATCTGACGGTCTGCCCGGATCGTTGCTTAACTTGACAGGGCGTTAGGCGTACGTCGTCGAGTCCGTACAAATGGAGACCAAAAGCCGTACGTCGACGGGTCGTGGTGCTTCTGCTGCCGTTCAACTACTTGAAGCTACGTTTGGTCAGTTCTTGTTGCTAACGTGCGCCTGGGATGCTCTTCTTGCTAATCTGCTCACCGCCTCTGCCTTGCTTTCTCTGCCTCAAGTGAGtagttcagttttttttttattttttttttttttttggttatatttttttctttttaaattcgAAATCACATAAAACTCTCCTTTCCAGTTTGCtctatgattttatttttcatcactatttttatttgttattttattattgcGAAGAATACGATGATAGGATCATAGGATATACTGTGtcttcttgtttgtttttgttatggCAGTCAACGGCTCACATACAAGTTAAGTTATAAggttttttcttaaaataaaaaaatattcagaTGCTATCTCAGCACCTGTCATGTCAGTttggattttgaattttaagAAAATCTTTGCTACCTCTACTATTATTATACGTATATCACAAATAATTCACAGTTAATTTTCGTTTGGGAACACTTGTTTGTTCGTTTATGTGAGTAACTATCTACCGTCGACGTCGACGCATATGGTCGCGCAAGTAACCATCATTCTCCTTCTTTTATGGAGCCATGAACAACTGATA includes:
- the LOC103428863 gene encoding ABSCISIC ACID-INSENSITIVE 5-like protein 3; protein product: MDDRTLGSGNGGERPQFPPLANLDGVQSQLGNIGSKPLNGMHFDELLKNVISADEGQLLQNPNSSSFSTSFFLGNLNGALSKKSADEVWKGISHHELANSAANESLHQRNIRETAATPEHFLVRTGAINLGNQNAMMNAQPVMGIDPAVMVSQPADWFQFQVSAVQQRMTMLDSNFKVCESVYDNSTVNNLDYSENQVGMSIPMPAISASSSESHATAEKKRHFSDEIKEKTIERRQKRMIKNRESAARSRARKQAYTSQLEHEVFRLRKMNSWLKKQKEVEIILSSNPNSMPKYQLRRTSSAPF